The Dyadobacter sp. 676 DNA window ATACTTTAATGCAGAATTTTTGTACCCTTTTTAACTCATGCTACCTTTCGCGGGGACTGGCGATGTACCATTCTCTGCTAAGGCAAAGCGCTGATTTTCACCTGTATATTTTCGCGTTCGACGATCCCTGCGATGCGCTGCTCCGCCGGATGAACCTGCCGAATGCAACGGTAATCTCCCTGGACGGATTCGAAACGCCGGAGCTGCTTGCCGTGAAGCAGGGCCGCACGCCGGGCGAGTATTGCTGGACCTGTACCCCGTTTACCATCTGGCATTGCATTCATCATTTCTCCCTTGACCATTGCACCTATGTAGACGCCGATCTCCTGTTTTTCGCCGACCCGAAGGTCCTGACCGACGAGATGGGTGGTAAATCGGTGCTCATTACGGAACACCGGTACAGCCCGGAATACGACCAATCCCGGAACTGCGGTATTTACTGTGTGCAATTCCTGACCTTCAAAAGCACCCCGCAAGGCCTCACCGTGCTGCATTGGTGGATGCAGGCTTGTCTTGAATGGTGTTTCAACCGATTCGAGGATGGTAAATTCGGCGACCAGAAGTACCTCGACGACTGGACTGCCCGTTTCGAAGGCATCCATGTGCTGCAACACCTTGGAGGCGGTGTGGCGCCGTGGAATGCGGGAAGCTACGCCTACCGGAATGTGGAAGGAAAAGTATTTGTACAGAGCGCCGGAACCCCGGCGGTGCCGGTGGTTTTTTACCACTTTCATGACTTTCGTTATTGTGTGGATGGAAGTTTTCGTCTCACGACGGAACAATACCGGCTTCCAAAAGAGGCGATCGGGCTTCTTTACGGGGCTTATGTGAAGGCGCTCGATGCTGCGGAAACGCAAATTTTACAAATCGATCCTGCCGCAGTTTTTCATGAAAAGCCGATGGCCCTGAAATGGATAAAAGTCAGTTTTTCGCGCCGCATCAAATTCTGGCTGAACGGGCGCTATAAGAACTATACCAGGAAAGAACGCATTAACCTAATCTAAATCACCCCCTTGGCTCAGTTAATTAACCTGAAAACGTTTACCGACACGCGTGGAAGCCTAACCGTGATCGAACGTGTGATTCCATTCGAAATCAAACGTATTTTTTATGTGAACGACCGCGATTACTTCGCCCGCGATGAAGGCGATTTTGGAAATATAAAGCTGGCCGTCGTCTGTCTGAAAGGGCGATGCCTCATTACAAGTCAAACGGGCACTGAAATGCAGCGATTTATCCTTC harbors:
- a CDS encoding FdtA/QdtA family cupin domain-containing protein; its protein translation is MAQLINLKTFTDTRGSLTVIERVIPFEIKRIFYVNDRDYFARDEGDFGNIKLAVVCLKGRCLITSQTGTEMQRFILHTADQCLLLTPEDRYEMTEIMDESILMVLASEPFGHSEGVHEPYRYGVSLA
- a CDS encoding glycosyl transferase; protein product: MQNFCTLFNSCYLSRGLAMYHSLLRQSADFHLYIFAFDDPCDALLRRMNLPNATVISLDGFETPELLAVKQGRTPGEYCWTCTPFTIWHCIHHFSLDHCTYVDADLLFFADPKVLTDEMGGKSVLITEHRYSPEYDQSRNCGIYCVQFLTFKSTPQGLTVLHWWMQACLEWCFNRFEDGKFGDQKYLDDWTARFEGIHVLQHLGGGVAPWNAGSYAYRNVEGKVFVQSAGTPAVPVVFYHFHDFRYCVDGSFRLTTEQYRLPKEAIGLLYGAYVKALDAAETQILQIDPAAVFHEKPMALKWIKVSFSRRIKFWLNGRYKNYTRKERINLI